In Vespa crabro chromosome 5, iyVesCrab1.2, whole genome shotgun sequence, a single window of DNA contains:
- the LOC124424283 gene encoding biotin--protein ligase isoform X3 has product MYTATTIQTWRISSLKARLCAFFQGTKHDKPSIMLYAKPLAFINEEYNNLSSPSGSENGETDNFMSSHLCQNKSLAKLGDLLWSHGDARLCTIYPQQKINMSEWLAYQNENPFIPIFKQNINVTSLIEDYRMHILIEADFNMYQPYISTNSMKLEDYGLIISWMADKNLNIIMETDLDLITKFAIAVMEGQYYINNGLTLTRILSVSVSGYPCTYHSEQLYSLPDNKLTGVEEWETYVKKLRLISNTARLASQQNKSMDVAEMPDLFIFPNDDSANVQISTDEKIETNNMIESPNNIKTLQTAESPVSIDSEIIDTKSMQTENVNNLEDSDIPTFNDVPESNRVSSIKSNIIKTTLNKDKIKETCEDIAKSASTTDDQDNSTKTTEAVSTPIIKSLTPKRTVTPYSKNYKPPNVLIYAESAVSLDNVKTVLEASLGTDKYILYVLSREEACSDVWMEQAALVVVCGNVGVEISTQLIEYIVHGGKLLALCSDTLHTLLPSFKTAEVREHELVHFSYGKWKHVRMMHHIFCYQASPVRTRFSHENEDINLTAMSPPVSATVKDKTGKSHSFGIKVLGTEETWHTPSIILANLTDSNGKAVFSQIHLEADPAQYELEENKFNALKKSDLARLEIFNDLLSVHLGIEVNPLSKKASVNYTPAFFLGRHELKLEVLEKLKEKMHNDTLKMQNLEIQFCKKNIDKSASSSFLPVMIHQCPDNFSTIEYFESLKTKDLGRLVIYADILTSSMNVVNGQKLQHGLVVIPYQQTQGRGRNKNVWLSPKGCAMFTIQLHIPKNSYLGVHISILQHLVIVGIVSAVTSVPGYEGLDLRVKWPNDIYVGKSTKIGGIIVTSHYDMSLIICNAGVGVNLSNSTPTCCINDVIAEYNKIKKTNLPLLSYERYFALAFSEIEYLLDIVQSGNIDYFFQTYYKFWLHTDTEVTVVSSNGDSELVKILGIDEYGFLKVRGNKGNTFSVQPDGNSYDLLKNLIKPI; this is encoded by the exons ATGTATACAG cGACAACAATTCAGACATGGAGAATTTCATCCTTAAAAGCACGTTTATGTGCTTTTTTTCAAGGAACAAAACACGATAAACCATCAATTATGCTCTATGCTAAACCATTGGCATTCATTAATGAag aatataataatctatcTAGTCCTTCAGGCAGTGAAAATGGAGAAACAGATAATTTTATGAGTTCTCATCTTTGTCAAAATAAATCACTCGCAAAACTTGGAGATTTACTTTGGAGTCATGGCGATGCAAGATTATGCACTATATATCCACAA CAAAAAATTAACATGTCCGAATGGTTGGCCTATCAAAATGAAAATCCTTTTATACCTATAttcaaacaaaatattaatgtaacatCGTTAATTGAAGATTATAGAATGCATATTTTAATTGAAGCTGACTTTAATATGTATCAACCATATATCTCCACAAATTCAATGaag CTAGAAGATTATGGTTTAATTATCAGTTGGATGgcagataaaaatttaaatataattatggaGACTGACTTGGATCTTATAACTAAATTTGCAATTGCTGTAATGGAAggacaatattatattaacaatggTTTAACTTTAACACGTATATTGT CTGTTTCAGTATCAGGGTATCCATGTACTTATCATAGCGAACAACTTTATTCACTACCAGATAATA AATTAACAGGAGTAGAAGAATGGGAAACTTATGTGAAGAAATTGAGACTAATAAGTAATACTGCACGATTAGCATCGcaacaaaataaatcaatggATGTAGCCGAAATGccagatttatttatttttcctaacGATGATTCCGCAAATGTACAAATATCTACagatgaaaaaatagaaactaataatatgattgaaagtccaaataatattaaaacgttACAAACTGCTGAGAGCCCAGTTTCTATAGATTCTGAGATAATTGATACAAAATCTATGCAGAcagaaaatgttaataatttggAGGATTCTGATATACCAACGTTCAACGATGTACCTGAATCAAATCGTGTTTCTTCAAttaaatctaatataataaaaacaacattaaataaggataagataaaagaaacttGTGAAGATATTGCAAAATCTGCATCTACAACTGATGATCAAGATAATAGTACAAAAACAACTGAAGCAGTATCTACACCCATTATAAA AAGTCTTACTCCAAAAAGAACAGTTACGCCATATTCTAAGAATTACAAACCACCTAATGTTTTAATTTATGCCGAAAGTGCTGTATCTCTCGATAATGTTAAAACAGTATTAGAAGCTTCATTAGGCACCGacaa atatatattatatgtccTATCACGGGAAGAAGCATGTTCTGATGTATGGATGGAACAAGCAGCCCTTGTGGTTGTATGCGGTAATGTTGGGGTTGAAATTAGTACTCAGCTCATTGAATATATTGTTCATGGTGGAAAACTTCTAGCATTATGTTCCGATACACTTCATACTTTGCTTCCATCTTTTAAAACGGCTGAGGTGCGTGAACATGAACTCGTACATTTCTCTTATGGAAAATGGAAACATGTTCGCATGATGCATCATATTTTTTGCTATCAAGCATCACCAGTGAGAACTCGATTTTCTCatgaaaatgaagatataaa cTTAACAGCTATGAGTCCTCCTGTATCGGCTACGGTAAAAGATAAGACAGGCAAGTCACATTCCTTCGGGATAAAAGTATTAGGAACGGAAGAAACATGGCATACTCCAAGTATCATACTTGCTAATTTAACCGATAGCAATGGTAAGGCTGTATTTTCACAGATTCATTTAGAGGCAGATCCAGCACAATATGAgcttgaagaaaataaatttaatgctCTTAAAAAAAGTGATCTGGCAcgcttagaaatatttaatgatctATTAAGTGTACATTTAGGGATAGAAGTAAATCCATTGTCAAAAAAAGCATCAGTGAATTATACCCCAGCCTTTTTCTTAGGCAGACACgag TTAAAATTAGAGGTTTTggaaaagttaaaagaaaagatgcataatgatacattaaaaatgcaaaatttagaaatacaattttgtaagaaaaatatcgataaatcagCATCATCCTCGTTTCTTCCAGTTATGATACATCAATGTCCTGATAACTTTTCTACAATTGAATACTTCGAG AGTCTCAAAACAAAGGACTTGGGACGTTTGGTGATATATGCAGATATCTTGACATCATCAATGAATGTTGTAAATGGTCAAAAGTTGCAACACGGATTGGTTGTCATTCCATATCAACAAACTCAGGGACGAG gaagaaataaaaatgtatggcTTAGTCCCAAAGGTTGTGCAATGTTTACCATACAGCTTCACATACCAAAAAACTCTTATCTTGGTGTTCATATTTCAATACTTCAACATCTCGTTATAGTTGGAATCGTATCAGCTGTAACATCTGTACCTGGATAtgag ggattagATCTTAGAGTAAAATGGCCTAACGACATTTACGTTGGAAAATCAACCAAAATTGGTGGTATAATAGTTACTAGTCACTATGATATGTCATTAATTATATGCAATGCTG GTGTTGGCGTTAATCTTTCAAATAGTACACCTACGTGTTGTATCAACGATGTCATTGccgaatataacaaaataaaaaaaacaaatttgccACTTTTATCTTATGAACGTTACTTTGCTTTGGCGTTCAGTGAAATAGAATATCTATTAGATATTGTACAAAGTGGAAATAtagattatttctttcaaacttattataaattttggtTACACAC tgACACCGAAGTTACGGTTGTATCGAGTAATGGAGATAGTGAGTTAGTTAAAATATTAGGCATCGACGAATATGGATTTTTAAAAGTACGAGGAAACAAAGGGAATACATTTTCGGTTCAACCGGATGGAAATAGTtacgatttattaaaaaatttaataaagccGATATAG
- the LOC124424283 gene encoding biotin--protein ligase isoform X1 has protein sequence MYTGIYARAFYQIGYYSRKMLLTFLYMIATTIQTWRISSLKARLCAFFQGTKHDKPSIMLYAKPLAFINEEYNNLSSPSGSENGETDNFMSSHLCQNKSLAKLGDLLWSHGDARLCTIYPQQKINMSEWLAYQNENPFIPIFKQNINVTSLIEDYRMHILIEADFNMYQPYISTNSMKLEDYGLIISWMADKNLNIIMETDLDLITKFAIAVMEGQYYINNGLTLTRILSVSVSGYPCTYHSEQLYSLPDNKLTGVEEWETYVKKLRLISNTARLASQQNKSMDVAEMPDLFIFPNDDSANVQISTDEKIETNNMIESPNNIKTLQTAESPVSIDSEIIDTKSMQTENVNNLEDSDIPTFNDVPESNRVSSIKSNIIKTTLNKDKIKETCEDIAKSASTTDDQDNSTKTTEAVSTPIIKSLTPKRTVTPYSKNYKPPNVLIYAESAVSLDNVKTVLEASLGTDKYILYVLSREEACSDVWMEQAALVVVCGNVGVEISTQLIEYIVHGGKLLALCSDTLHTLLPSFKTAEVREHELVHFSYGKWKHVRMMHHIFCYQASPVRTRFSHENEDINLTAMSPPVSATVKDKTGKSHSFGIKVLGTEETWHTPSIILANLTDSNGKAVFSQIHLEADPAQYELEENKFNALKKSDLARLEIFNDLLSVHLGIEVNPLSKKASVNYTPAFFLGRHELKLEVLEKLKEKMHNDTLKMQNLEIQFCKKNIDKSASSSFLPVMIHQCPDNFSTIEYFESLKTKDLGRLVIYADILTSSMNVVNGQKLQHGLVVIPYQQTQGRGRNKNVWLSPKGCAMFTIQLHIPKNSYLGVHISILQHLVIVGIVSAVTSVPGYEGLDLRVKWPNDIYVGKSTKIGGIIVTSHYDMSLIICNAGVGVNLSNSTPTCCINDVIAEYNKIKKTNLPLLSYERYFALAFSEIEYLLDIVQSGNIDYFFQTYYKFWLHTDTEVTVVSSNGDSELVKILGIDEYGFLKVRGNKGNTFSVQPDGNSYDLLKNLIKPI, from the exons ATGTATACAGGTATTTATGCAAGAGCCTTCTATCAAATAGGATACTATTCCAGAAAGAtgctattaacatttttatatatgatagcGACAACAATTCAGACATGGAGAATTTCATCCTTAAAAGCACGTTTATGTGCTTTTTTTCAAGGAACAAAACACGATAAACCATCAATTATGCTCTATGCTAAACCATTGGCATTCATTAATGAag aatataataatctatcTAGTCCTTCAGGCAGTGAAAATGGAGAAACAGATAATTTTATGAGTTCTCATCTTTGTCAAAATAAATCACTCGCAAAACTTGGAGATTTACTTTGGAGTCATGGCGATGCAAGATTATGCACTATATATCCACAA CAAAAAATTAACATGTCCGAATGGTTGGCCTATCAAAATGAAAATCCTTTTATACCTATAttcaaacaaaatattaatgtaacatCGTTAATTGAAGATTATAGAATGCATATTTTAATTGAAGCTGACTTTAATATGTATCAACCATATATCTCCACAAATTCAATGaag CTAGAAGATTATGGTTTAATTATCAGTTGGATGgcagataaaaatttaaatataattatggaGACTGACTTGGATCTTATAACTAAATTTGCAATTGCTGTAATGGAAggacaatattatattaacaatggTTTAACTTTAACACGTATATTGT CTGTTTCAGTATCAGGGTATCCATGTACTTATCATAGCGAACAACTTTATTCACTACCAGATAATA AATTAACAGGAGTAGAAGAATGGGAAACTTATGTGAAGAAATTGAGACTAATAAGTAATACTGCACGATTAGCATCGcaacaaaataaatcaatggATGTAGCCGAAATGccagatttatttatttttcctaacGATGATTCCGCAAATGTACAAATATCTACagatgaaaaaatagaaactaataatatgattgaaagtccaaataatattaaaacgttACAAACTGCTGAGAGCCCAGTTTCTATAGATTCTGAGATAATTGATACAAAATCTATGCAGAcagaaaatgttaataatttggAGGATTCTGATATACCAACGTTCAACGATGTACCTGAATCAAATCGTGTTTCTTCAAttaaatctaatataataaaaacaacattaaataaggataagataaaagaaacttGTGAAGATATTGCAAAATCTGCATCTACAACTGATGATCAAGATAATAGTACAAAAACAACTGAAGCAGTATCTACACCCATTATAAA AAGTCTTACTCCAAAAAGAACAGTTACGCCATATTCTAAGAATTACAAACCACCTAATGTTTTAATTTATGCCGAAAGTGCTGTATCTCTCGATAATGTTAAAACAGTATTAGAAGCTTCATTAGGCACCGacaa atatatattatatgtccTATCACGGGAAGAAGCATGTTCTGATGTATGGATGGAACAAGCAGCCCTTGTGGTTGTATGCGGTAATGTTGGGGTTGAAATTAGTACTCAGCTCATTGAATATATTGTTCATGGTGGAAAACTTCTAGCATTATGTTCCGATACACTTCATACTTTGCTTCCATCTTTTAAAACGGCTGAGGTGCGTGAACATGAACTCGTACATTTCTCTTATGGAAAATGGAAACATGTTCGCATGATGCATCATATTTTTTGCTATCAAGCATCACCAGTGAGAACTCGATTTTCTCatgaaaatgaagatataaa cTTAACAGCTATGAGTCCTCCTGTATCGGCTACGGTAAAAGATAAGACAGGCAAGTCACATTCCTTCGGGATAAAAGTATTAGGAACGGAAGAAACATGGCATACTCCAAGTATCATACTTGCTAATTTAACCGATAGCAATGGTAAGGCTGTATTTTCACAGATTCATTTAGAGGCAGATCCAGCACAATATGAgcttgaagaaaataaatttaatgctCTTAAAAAAAGTGATCTGGCAcgcttagaaatatttaatgatctATTAAGTGTACATTTAGGGATAGAAGTAAATCCATTGTCAAAAAAAGCATCAGTGAATTATACCCCAGCCTTTTTCTTAGGCAGACACgag TTAAAATTAGAGGTTTTggaaaagttaaaagaaaagatgcataatgatacattaaaaatgcaaaatttagaaatacaattttgtaagaaaaatatcgataaatcagCATCATCCTCGTTTCTTCCAGTTATGATACATCAATGTCCTGATAACTTTTCTACAATTGAATACTTCGAG AGTCTCAAAACAAAGGACTTGGGACGTTTGGTGATATATGCAGATATCTTGACATCATCAATGAATGTTGTAAATGGTCAAAAGTTGCAACACGGATTGGTTGTCATTCCATATCAACAAACTCAGGGACGAG gaagaaataaaaatgtatggcTTAGTCCCAAAGGTTGTGCAATGTTTACCATACAGCTTCACATACCAAAAAACTCTTATCTTGGTGTTCATATTTCAATACTTCAACATCTCGTTATAGTTGGAATCGTATCAGCTGTAACATCTGTACCTGGATAtgag ggattagATCTTAGAGTAAAATGGCCTAACGACATTTACGTTGGAAAATCAACCAAAATTGGTGGTATAATAGTTACTAGTCACTATGATATGTCATTAATTATATGCAATGCTG GTGTTGGCGTTAATCTTTCAAATAGTACACCTACGTGTTGTATCAACGATGTCATTGccgaatataacaaaataaaaaaaacaaatttgccACTTTTATCTTATGAACGTTACTTTGCTTTGGCGTTCAGTGAAATAGAATATCTATTAGATATTGTACAAAGTGGAAATAtagattatttctttcaaacttattataaattttggtTACACAC tgACACCGAAGTTACGGTTGTATCGAGTAATGGAGATAGTGAGTTAGTTAAAATATTAGGCATCGACGAATATGGATTTTTAAAAGTACGAGGAAACAAAGGGAATACATTTTCGGTTCAACCGGATGGAAATAGTtacgatttattaaaaaatttaataaagccGATATAG
- the LOC124424283 gene encoding biotin--protein ligase isoform X2, producing MLLTFLYMIATTIQTWRISSLKARLCAFFQGTKHDKPSIMLYAKPLAFINEEYNNLSSPSGSENGETDNFMSSHLCQNKSLAKLGDLLWSHGDARLCTIYPQQKINMSEWLAYQNENPFIPIFKQNINVTSLIEDYRMHILIEADFNMYQPYISTNSMKLEDYGLIISWMADKNLNIIMETDLDLITKFAIAVMEGQYYINNGLTLTRILSVSVSGYPCTYHSEQLYSLPDNKLTGVEEWETYVKKLRLISNTARLASQQNKSMDVAEMPDLFIFPNDDSANVQISTDEKIETNNMIESPNNIKTLQTAESPVSIDSEIIDTKSMQTENVNNLEDSDIPTFNDVPESNRVSSIKSNIIKTTLNKDKIKETCEDIAKSASTTDDQDNSTKTTEAVSTPIIKSLTPKRTVTPYSKNYKPPNVLIYAESAVSLDNVKTVLEASLGTDKYILYVLSREEACSDVWMEQAALVVVCGNVGVEISTQLIEYIVHGGKLLALCSDTLHTLLPSFKTAEVREHELVHFSYGKWKHVRMMHHIFCYQASPVRTRFSHENEDINLTAMSPPVSATVKDKTGKSHSFGIKVLGTEETWHTPSIILANLTDSNGKAVFSQIHLEADPAQYELEENKFNALKKSDLARLEIFNDLLSVHLGIEVNPLSKKASVNYTPAFFLGRHELKLEVLEKLKEKMHNDTLKMQNLEIQFCKKNIDKSASSSFLPVMIHQCPDNFSTIEYFESLKTKDLGRLVIYADILTSSMNVVNGQKLQHGLVVIPYQQTQGRGRNKNVWLSPKGCAMFTIQLHIPKNSYLGVHISILQHLVIVGIVSAVTSVPGYEGLDLRVKWPNDIYVGKSTKIGGIIVTSHYDMSLIICNAGVGVNLSNSTPTCCINDVIAEYNKIKKTNLPLLSYERYFALAFSEIEYLLDIVQSGNIDYFFQTYYKFWLHTDTEVTVVSSNGDSELVKILGIDEYGFLKVRGNKGNTFSVQPDGNSYDLLKNLIKPI from the exons AtgctattaacatttttatatatgatagcGACAACAATTCAGACATGGAGAATTTCATCCTTAAAAGCACGTTTATGTGCTTTTTTTCAAGGAACAAAACACGATAAACCATCAATTATGCTCTATGCTAAACCATTGGCATTCATTAATGAag aatataataatctatcTAGTCCTTCAGGCAGTGAAAATGGAGAAACAGATAATTTTATGAGTTCTCATCTTTGTCAAAATAAATCACTCGCAAAACTTGGAGATTTACTTTGGAGTCATGGCGATGCAAGATTATGCACTATATATCCACAA CAAAAAATTAACATGTCCGAATGGTTGGCCTATCAAAATGAAAATCCTTTTATACCTATAttcaaacaaaatattaatgtaacatCGTTAATTGAAGATTATAGAATGCATATTTTAATTGAAGCTGACTTTAATATGTATCAACCATATATCTCCACAAATTCAATGaag CTAGAAGATTATGGTTTAATTATCAGTTGGATGgcagataaaaatttaaatataattatggaGACTGACTTGGATCTTATAACTAAATTTGCAATTGCTGTAATGGAAggacaatattatattaacaatggTTTAACTTTAACACGTATATTGT CTGTTTCAGTATCAGGGTATCCATGTACTTATCATAGCGAACAACTTTATTCACTACCAGATAATA AATTAACAGGAGTAGAAGAATGGGAAACTTATGTGAAGAAATTGAGACTAATAAGTAATACTGCACGATTAGCATCGcaacaaaataaatcaatggATGTAGCCGAAATGccagatttatttatttttcctaacGATGATTCCGCAAATGTACAAATATCTACagatgaaaaaatagaaactaataatatgattgaaagtccaaataatattaaaacgttACAAACTGCTGAGAGCCCAGTTTCTATAGATTCTGAGATAATTGATACAAAATCTATGCAGAcagaaaatgttaataatttggAGGATTCTGATATACCAACGTTCAACGATGTACCTGAATCAAATCGTGTTTCTTCAAttaaatctaatataataaaaacaacattaaataaggataagataaaagaaacttGTGAAGATATTGCAAAATCTGCATCTACAACTGATGATCAAGATAATAGTACAAAAACAACTGAAGCAGTATCTACACCCATTATAAA AAGTCTTACTCCAAAAAGAACAGTTACGCCATATTCTAAGAATTACAAACCACCTAATGTTTTAATTTATGCCGAAAGTGCTGTATCTCTCGATAATGTTAAAACAGTATTAGAAGCTTCATTAGGCACCGacaa atatatattatatgtccTATCACGGGAAGAAGCATGTTCTGATGTATGGATGGAACAAGCAGCCCTTGTGGTTGTATGCGGTAATGTTGGGGTTGAAATTAGTACTCAGCTCATTGAATATATTGTTCATGGTGGAAAACTTCTAGCATTATGTTCCGATACACTTCATACTTTGCTTCCATCTTTTAAAACGGCTGAGGTGCGTGAACATGAACTCGTACATTTCTCTTATGGAAAATGGAAACATGTTCGCATGATGCATCATATTTTTTGCTATCAAGCATCACCAGTGAGAACTCGATTTTCTCatgaaaatgaagatataaa cTTAACAGCTATGAGTCCTCCTGTATCGGCTACGGTAAAAGATAAGACAGGCAAGTCACATTCCTTCGGGATAAAAGTATTAGGAACGGAAGAAACATGGCATACTCCAAGTATCATACTTGCTAATTTAACCGATAGCAATGGTAAGGCTGTATTTTCACAGATTCATTTAGAGGCAGATCCAGCACAATATGAgcttgaagaaaataaatttaatgctCTTAAAAAAAGTGATCTGGCAcgcttagaaatatttaatgatctATTAAGTGTACATTTAGGGATAGAAGTAAATCCATTGTCAAAAAAAGCATCAGTGAATTATACCCCAGCCTTTTTCTTAGGCAGACACgag TTAAAATTAGAGGTTTTggaaaagttaaaagaaaagatgcataatgatacattaaaaatgcaaaatttagaaatacaattttgtaagaaaaatatcgataaatcagCATCATCCTCGTTTCTTCCAGTTATGATACATCAATGTCCTGATAACTTTTCTACAATTGAATACTTCGAG AGTCTCAAAACAAAGGACTTGGGACGTTTGGTGATATATGCAGATATCTTGACATCATCAATGAATGTTGTAAATGGTCAAAAGTTGCAACACGGATTGGTTGTCATTCCATATCAACAAACTCAGGGACGAG gaagaaataaaaatgtatggcTTAGTCCCAAAGGTTGTGCAATGTTTACCATACAGCTTCACATACCAAAAAACTCTTATCTTGGTGTTCATATTTCAATACTTCAACATCTCGTTATAGTTGGAATCGTATCAGCTGTAACATCTGTACCTGGATAtgag ggattagATCTTAGAGTAAAATGGCCTAACGACATTTACGTTGGAAAATCAACCAAAATTGGTGGTATAATAGTTACTAGTCACTATGATATGTCATTAATTATATGCAATGCTG GTGTTGGCGTTAATCTTTCAAATAGTACACCTACGTGTTGTATCAACGATGTCATTGccgaatataacaaaataaaaaaaacaaatttgccACTTTTATCTTATGAACGTTACTTTGCTTTGGCGTTCAGTGAAATAGAATATCTATTAGATATTGTACAAAGTGGAAATAtagattatttctttcaaacttattataaattttggtTACACAC tgACACCGAAGTTACGGTTGTATCGAGTAATGGAGATAGTGAGTTAGTTAAAATATTAGGCATCGACGAATATGGATTTTTAAAAGTACGAGGAAACAAAGGGAATACATTTTCGGTTCAACCGGATGGAAATAGTtacgatttattaaaaaatttaataaagccGATATAG